The Poriferisphaera corsica DNA segment GGGATTGAGGTTCATTTGCCGCGGACTGGAGGGGGGTGGATGATGGCAGGAAGTGTGGTGCGGATGATGGTGTTGGCGGTGATAGGCGCATGGGCTTTTATTTTGTTTGAAACAGTTATGCGTGGGCAATGGTATGCGTTTCGTGATTTTGAAGATGTGTTGGCTTTTGTGTTTGCGCCAATGATGATTGTGAGTGTGATGGGGCTATGGATTTTGGGGTGGTTGCTCGGAGTGTTGGGTTTTTATGAGTTAGTGCTGGGGGTGGTGATCCGGATGTTTGGTGGGCGGAATCGTGTTTACGAGTTGCATCAGATTGTTTGTGGGCAGTGTTTGCTGGCGTTTATTGGGGTGTGTGCTGTGACTGGGCTGATGATGTTTGGGTATGAGATTTTGCGGATGATGGGTGGTCAGGGATTGGGATATAGGCAACTGGAGACTTACGCGTTCATGGCGATGTGGGCATTTGCGTTGTTGCAGTTTGTGATGTTGATCGTTGGGGTGATGGGTTGCCCGCGAAAGGTGGAGGGTTAGGGAGGGGATGCGAGTGGGGAAGATGGGTGGGCGTAAGTTTAGAGGGGTGATGTTTGTTGAAGTGGTGTAAGATGTGGGTGTATGGAGAGTTCAATGAGACGATCAGGGATGAGTCGTGGTAAGCCTCAGATGACGGTGCAAACGGTCTGGGGTCATGGTGTGTTGTTGGGGTTGAGTGCGGTATTGTTGGGCTTAGCGTTTCCGCGGCCGGGGATGTGGCTGCTGGGTTATGTGGCACTGGTGCCTTGGGGTTATGCGTGTGTGCGGAGTGAGAAGTTGTGGCGGCTGTGTTGGACGAGTTTTGTGGTGTTTATGTTGTTTTGGCTGGTGCGGGTTGGCTGGGTGATACCGGTGACAGCGGCGGGGTATGTGGTGTTGAGCGGGATTATGGCGGGGTATGTTGCGATTGGAAGTGTGCTGCTGTGGTTGATTGCGCGGCGGACAAGGTTGTTGATGGTGGTGGCTGTGCCGGTGGTTTGGGTTGGGATGGAGTTTTTGAGGAGCCATTATCCGGCGGGCGGGTTTGGATGGTTTACGTTGGGGTATGCGGTGGGAAGTTATCAGGAGGGGCAAGGCGCGGGGATTGTGGCACAGATCGCGAATGTGTTTGGGGTTTGGGGTGTGAGTTTTGTGGTGGCGATGACGAGCGGTCTTATCGTTGATTTGATGACGCAAAAGATGCTGCATATGCGGCGAACGGGTGCGAAAACAGTACGAAAGACGGTGCGGGGTGCGGTGGTGATCTGGGTGCTGGTGTATGGGTGTGTGATGGTGCATGGTTTGGTTTCGGTGGGGCGATATGACCGGATGATTGAAGAAGCTGGGGACAGGGTGCGTGGTGTGACGGTGGGGGTGGTGCAGACGGATGATGTTTTGAGTAATACTTCTTTTCGGGATCAGGATGAGTTATGGCGGGATTGGGGTGAGTTGGTTGAATGGACGCGTGAGGTTGGGATGCAGGAGGTGGATGGTGAGCGGGTTCAGATTGTGGTGTGGCCGGAAAGTGTGGCG contains these protein-coding regions:
- the lnt gene encoding apolipoprotein N-acyltransferase; protein product: MRRSGMSRGKPQMTVQTVWGHGVLLGLSAVLLGLAFPRPGMWLLGYVALVPWGYACVRSEKLWRLCWTSFVVFMLFWLVRVGWVIPVTAAGYVVLSGIMAGYVAIGSVLLWLIARRTRLLMVVAVPVVWVGMEFLRSHYPAGGFGWFTLGYAVGSYQEGQGAGIVAQIANVFGVWGVSFVVAMTSGLIVDLMTQKMLHMRRTGAKTVRKTVRGAVVIWVLVYGCVMVHGLVSVGRYDRMIEEAGDRVRGVTVGVVQTDDVLSNTSFRDQDELWRDWGELVEWTREVGMQEVDGERVQIVVWPESVAPTWGLNAETRAFLAPYGGIISPTDIHEQIGRLAREYGLNVFVGAQSQSEWGLRTVQRKTFPVAEVKSNSTYLYYADGVQSPTRYSKMILVPVGEYWPWIENWPGLKNWIIEKFSPWGDYTLDAGERVVVFEVPVLGRDVEGMREVEVVKAVTPICYEDVVPWQVRRMVYEGGKKRADLIVNLTNSGWYSGMSMRLQHMQIAAMRSVENGVPTARSVNTGVSGFVDAVGRVVKVVKDEEGEVQYVGGSAAEFVRFDERVTVYGRIGDVGAWVLVGVLLVVTVMCVFGRGGERGVSGVGGMGVR